One window of Microcoleus vaginatus PCC 9802 genomic DNA carries:
- a CDS encoding DUF1997 domain-containing protein — translation MYIRFNASQSVEISVPEERVPIQHYLRQPRRLVNALVDQSRTEQLSDDCFRLKMRPLQFMMLSLQPTVDMRVWAQSDGTINLESVACEIRGVGYINDRFALNLKGQLCVHQSSGVAYLKGKADLEVQVELPPPFWLTPKPILEATGNALLKSVLMSVKQRLMHQLLSDYRRWASSESELKSLEIPPILSLEG, via the coding sequence ATGTATATACGCTTTAATGCTTCCCAATCGGTTGAGATCTCGGTACCAGAGGAACGGGTTCCCATTCAACATTATCTGCGCCAGCCGAGGCGACTGGTGAACGCCCTTGTCGATCAAAGTCGCACAGAACAGCTAAGCGATGACTGTTTCCGCCTAAAAATGCGACCGTTACAATTTATGATGCTGAGCCTTCAACCCACAGTAGACATGAGGGTGTGGGCGCAGTCGGACGGTACAATCAATTTGGAGTCCGTCGCGTGCGAAATTCGCGGCGTGGGTTATATCAACGATCGCTTTGCTCTCAATCTCAAAGGACAGCTTTGTGTACACCAAAGCAGCGGGGTAGCATACTTGAAGGGAAAAGCGGATTTGGAAGTGCAAGTAGAGTTACCGCCGCCGTTTTGGCTGACGCCCAAGCCCATTTTAGAAGCAACAGGCAATGCTTTGCTCAAGAGCGTACTGATGAGCGTCAAACAGCGGTTGATGCACCAGTTGCTCTCCGATTACCGTCGGTGGGCAAGCAGCGAAAGTGAGCTAAAATCGCTCGAGATCCCCCCAATCTTATCTTTAGAAGGGTGA
- the pgl gene encoding 6-phosphogluconolactonase, with amino-acid sequence MKKVVEVLANREQLIDRSLEIVLSKISEAIAERGLCTIAAAGGSTPEPLYRAIAAQDLPWDKIHVFWGDERYVPPEHPDSNQKMARLAWLDRVNIPASNIHPMPTGAGDPAADAAAHQTELQQFFKVSEGEFPAFDIILLGIGDDAHTASLFPGTAALEVRDALVTVGNKDGQPRITFTVPLINRARCVMFMVAGASKQPALAQIFAPAADEMTYPARLVQPEGELWWLLDAAAGQAVK; translated from the coding sequence ATGAAAAAAGTAGTTGAAGTATTAGCAAATCGGGAACAACTAATAGATCGATCGCTGGAGATTGTGCTGTCGAAAATCTCAGAAGCCATAGCAGAACGCGGACTTTGTACGATCGCCGCAGCGGGCGGAAGCACACCGGAACCGCTCTACAGAGCGATCGCAGCCCAAGACCTGCCTTGGGACAAAATTCACGTTTTCTGGGGCGACGAACGCTACGTTCCCCCAGAACACCCAGACAGCAATCAAAAAATGGCGCGCCTCGCGTGGCTCGATCGAGTGAATATCCCCGCCAGCAACATCCACCCCATGCCCACAGGCGCCGGCGACCCCGCAGCCGACGCTGCGGCACACCAAACCGAATTACAGCAGTTCTTCAAAGTATCCGAGGGCGAGTTTCCTGCCTTCGACATCATTTTATTGGGCATAGGAGACGACGCCCACACCGCCTCTCTATTTCCCGGCACAGCAGCCTTGGAAGTCCGGGATGCCCTAGTAACTGTCGGCAACAAAGACGGTCAACCCCGCATTACCTTTACAGTCCCCTTAATCAACCGGGCCCGGTGCGTCATGTTCATGGTCGCAGGAGCCAGCAAACAACCGGCCCTAGCTCAAATTTTTGCCCCCGCAGCCGACGAAATGACCTATCCAGCCAGACTCGTTCAACCAGAGGGCGAACTTTGGTGGCTGCTCGATGCGGCGGCTGGCCAAGCAGTAAAATAG
- the lptB gene encoding LPS export ABC transporter ATP-binding protein, translating to MKIVLENIHKSYGKRNVVSRVNLSVAQGEIVGLLGPNGAGKTTTFYIATGLEKPNQGTVWLNDLDITKLAMHQRAHLGIGYLAQEASIFRNMSVRDNILLVLEQTQVPRWEWRDRVDFLLQEFRLEKIASSLGIQISGGERRRTELARALAAGRDGPMFLFLDEPFAGVDPIAVDEIQTIISKLRDRKIGILITDHNVRETLEITDRAYIMRDGQILASGAEEELYSNPLVRQYYLGDSFVR from the coding sequence ATGAAAATTGTACTCGAAAATATTCACAAATCCTACGGAAAACGCAATGTAGTCAGTCGCGTCAACCTTTCGGTAGCCCAAGGAGAAATCGTAGGACTGCTAGGCCCCAACGGTGCGGGCAAAACCACCACATTTTACATAGCAACCGGATTAGAAAAACCAAATCAAGGCACCGTTTGGCTAAATGATTTAGACATCACTAAATTGGCGATGCACCAGCGAGCGCATTTGGGAATTGGCTATCTCGCTCAAGAAGCAAGCATTTTCCGAAACATGAGCGTGCGCGACAACATTTTGTTAGTCCTAGAACAAACTCAAGTGCCGCGCTGGGAATGGCGCGATCGAGTCGATTTCCTATTGCAAGAATTTCGCTTAGAAAAAATAGCATCCAGTTTGGGAATTCAAATATCAGGGGGAGAAAGGCGGCGGACTGAACTGGCCAGAGCATTAGCCGCGGGACGAGACGGGCCGATGTTCCTATTTTTAGACGAACCGTTTGCAGGCGTCGATCCGATCGCCGTAGACGAAATTCAAACCATTATTTCCAAACTGCGCGATCGCAAAATCGGCATCCTCATCACAGATCACAACGTCCGAGAAACCCTCGAAATTACCGATCGAGCCTACATCATGCGAGACGGCCAAATTTTAGCCTCCGGGGCTGAAGAAGAACTCTACAGCAATCCTTTAGTGCGTCAGTATTACTTGGGCGACAGCTTCGTGCGCTAG
- a CDS encoding FHA domain-containing protein has product MIVCPNCNHQNPDGASQCEACYTPLPVTASCSNCGAAVQTDAAFCGQCGFNLRPGSIVPEVEVTVPSPSPVGPTVVSSPAPDLVPPAPLMAEPLVTLNKGLNLEKSPASIPTIPDPPPSPSVPVTTESVATPVNISPPVPGPQPAGVAKTQLQQQSARLLHVQTNTPMELPHSLSVVHIGKPNDLVPPDIDVSGFANSEIVSRVHANLRVEGDACYLEDVGSSNGTYVNNTPLPKGNRHRLRPGDRISLGKGDLVTFLFQIS; this is encoded by the coding sequence ATGATTGTCTGTCCCAATTGCAATCACCAGAACCCCGACGGGGCCAGCCAGTGTGAGGCTTGCTACACGCCTTTACCTGTTACCGCAAGTTGCTCGAACTGCGGTGCAGCAGTTCAGACAGATGCAGCATTTTGCGGCCAGTGTGGCTTTAACTTGCGTCCGGGTTCCATAGTTCCAGAAGTTGAGGTGACAGTACCGTCCCCCTCGCCTGTAGGCCCCACAGTGGTATCGTCACCGGCGCCGGATTTAGTGCCACCCGCTCCCCTGATGGCCGAACCTCTAGTTACCCTGAATAAGGGACTCAACTTGGAAAAAAGTCCCGCCAGCATTCCGACGATTCCAGATCCCCCGCCTTCGCCCTCGGTTCCTGTTACAACTGAATCGGTGGCAACACCAGTAAATATCTCTCCTCCGGTTCCGGGCCCACAGCCAGCAGGTGTAGCTAAAACTCAACTGCAACAGCAGTCGGCGCGCCTGCTACACGTTCAGACAAATACGCCGATGGAATTGCCTCACAGTCTCTCTGTGGTTCACATAGGCAAGCCAAATGACTTAGTACCGCCGGATATTGATGTTTCGGGATTTGCTAATTCTGAGATAGTTTCTCGGGTACACGCAAATCTCCGGGTGGAGGGAGATGCTTGCTACCTAGAAGATGTAGGCAGTTCTAACGGCACTTACGTCAACAATACTCCGCTACCCAAGGGAAACCGCCACCGGTTGCGACCGGGAGACCGCATCTCTCTGGGCAAAGGAGACCTGGTTACGTTTTTATTTCAAATCTCTTAG
- a CDS encoding OstA family protein has product MMPSAKLLNSRIFKGLSLLLPLTLAGAIASPTYPQAAPPRTLSVRSDIQEADSKTGIVTARGNVQINYPARQIQATAAQAQYFSRERRIILSGDVYVLQQGNSLRGETITYLIDEGRFIALPDNPGQVESVYLVAPEQDAAAQKAVGSPRPTTAPR; this is encoded by the coding sequence ATGATGCCCTCCGCTAAACTACTCAATTCCAGAATATTCAAAGGATTATCGCTGCTGTTGCCCCTCACCCTGGCAGGCGCGATTGCCTCTCCCACCTACCCGCAAGCCGCGCCGCCCCGCACTCTCAGTGTGCGATCGGACATTCAAGAAGCCGACTCCAAAACCGGCATCGTGACAGCCCGCGGCAACGTCCAAATCAACTATCCAGCCCGCCAAATACAAGCAACCGCAGCTCAAGCACAATATTTCAGCCGCGAGCGCCGGATCATTCTCAGCGGAGATGTTTACGTATTGCAGCAGGGCAACAGCCTGCGCGGCGAAACCATAACATACCTCATTGACGAAGGGCGGTTTATTGCCCTGCCAGACAACCCAGGACAGGTAGAATCTGTCTATCTGGTTGCCCCGGAACAAGATGCAGCAGCCCAAAAAGCAGTTGGCTCCCCACGTCCAACTACAGCCCCCCGGTAA
- a CDS encoding FHA domain-containing protein: protein MITLTLLHPIQSVAVQSWCFESEPVVRIGRSNDNDVIIYSAVVSRHHVELWNHANGWEIINFGANGTYVDDRPIAQVSVVDGMTIRLGNSGPKIRIGVGATNQPGKIIKPPQRDLRQKDEVSKNRSTAWPGGVGIIEDDEHGGLTQIDLD from the coding sequence GTGATTACCTTAACTCTTTTACATCCTATCCAGTCTGTCGCGGTTCAAAGTTGGTGTTTTGAATCAGAACCGGTGGTTCGGATCGGTCGATCGAACGACAATGATGTAATTATTTACAGCGCTGTAGTTTCCCGCCACCATGTAGAGCTGTGGAATCACGCCAATGGCTGGGAAATTATTAATTTTGGTGCTAACGGCACTTATGTAGATGATAGACCGATCGCTCAGGTGTCAGTTGTGGACGGGATGACAATTCGCTTGGGCAATTCCGGGCCAAAAATCAGAATTGGGGTGGGCGCCACGAATCAACCGGGCAAAATAATCAAGCCACCGCAGCGGGACCTCCGCCAAAAGGACGAAGTTTCAAAAAACAGGTCTACTGCTTGGCCTGGGGGCGTGGGAATCATCGAAGACGATGAACATGGGGGGCTCACTCAAATCGATCTTGACTGA
- a CDS encoding YjgP/YjgQ family permease — translation MKIAISNSLNPINWLPRISVMDWYITKELIGPFLFGVGLFTSVAVTVGALFELVRRVTESGLPYSAAIEIFLLQIPYFVVLAFPMSMLLATLMAYSRMSSDSELIALRSCGVSVYRLILPAVIMSLIVAGFTFALQELVVPAASYRATLTLDRALKREKPIFQDRNIIYTEFRKPEKGGDEILARFFYAEQFDGQRMKGLTIIDRSTPGLNQIVSSESATWNPSENTWDFFNGTAYIVAPDGSYRNIVRFQHQQLQLPRTPLDLAARARDFKEMNIAQALERLDIIKNSGDEPQIRKLKVRIQEKYAFPFVCMVFGLVGAALGTQPRRSGRGTSFGISVIVIFTYYVFSFITSSMGVKAVLTPILSAWLPIMFGLGIGGLLLVRAAAR, via the coding sequence ATGAAAATAGCAATATCCAATTCTTTGAATCCCATCAACTGGCTGCCGAGAATTTCAGTAATGGACTGGTACATTACCAAAGAACTAATCGGGCCATTTCTCTTTGGCGTCGGACTCTTTACATCCGTCGCCGTCACAGTTGGAGCCTTATTTGAATTAGTCCGCAGAGTCACAGAATCCGGCCTCCCCTACAGCGCCGCCATAGAAATTTTTCTCCTCCAAATTCCCTACTTCGTAGTATTGGCTTTCCCCATGTCAATGCTGCTAGCAACCTTAATGGCCTACAGCCGAATGTCCAGCGACAGCGAACTCATCGCCCTCCGCAGTTGCGGAGTTAGCGTTTACCGATTGATACTGCCTGCTGTGATAATGAGTTTAATTGTTGCAGGCTTCACCTTTGCTTTGCAAGAGTTAGTTGTACCCGCCGCCAGCTACAGAGCTACTCTGACTTTAGACAGAGCCCTGAAGCGAGAAAAACCGATATTTCAAGATAGAAATATTATCTACACAGAATTTCGCAAACCAGAAAAAGGCGGCGACGAAATCCTGGCCCGCTTTTTTTATGCAGAACAATTTGACGGCCAGCGAATGAAAGGTTTAACAATTATCGATCGCTCCACCCCCGGCCTCAATCAAATCGTTTCTTCAGAATCAGCTACTTGGAATCCCTCAGAAAATACCTGGGATTTTTTCAACGGAACCGCTTATATAGTAGCTCCTGATGGCTCTTACCGCAATATAGTTAGGTTTCAACACCAGCAATTGCAACTCCCCCGCACGCCCTTAGATTTAGCGGCTAGAGCGCGGGATTTCAAGGAAATGAATATTGCCCAAGCTTTAGAGCGTTTAGATATCATTAAAAACAGCGGCGACGAACCGCAAATTCGCAAATTAAAGGTGCGAATTCAAGAAAAATATGCTTTTCCTTTCGTGTGCATGGTATTTGGTTTAGTGGGAGCCGCTTTGGGAACTCAACCGCGCCGCTCCGGTCGAGGAACGAGTTTTGGTATTAGCGTAATTGTGATTTTTACTTACTACGTATTTTCTTTCATCACGAGTTCTATGGGCGTGAAAGCTGTTTTGACTCCGATTCTGTCGGCTTGGCTGCCGATAATGTTTGGCTTGGGAATCGGGGGATTGTTGTTGGTGCGGGCAGCCGCTAGGTAA
- a CDS encoding ferredoxin--nitrite reductase: MNTTEKSKLSNEKTLEAMKNFSETYAKRTGTYFCSEPSVTAVVIEGLAKHKDELGAPLCPCRHYEDKEAEVKAAYWNCPCIPMRERKECHCMLFLTPDNDFAGTTQEIGMDQIKAVRDTM, encoded by the coding sequence ATGAACACAACAGAAAAATCTAAACTCTCCAACGAAAAAACTTTGGAGGCGATGAAGAATTTCTCCGAAACCTACGCCAAGCGCACCGGAACTTACTTTTGTTCCGAGCCTTCTGTCACTGCTGTCGTCATAGAAGGACTAGCAAAACACAAGGATGAACTAGGTGCTCCTTTATGCCCTTGTCGCCATTACGAAGATAAAGAAGCCGAAGTAAAAGCCGCCTACTGGAACTGTCCGTGCATTCCCATGCGCGAGCGCAAAGAGTGTCACTGTATGTTATTTCTGACACCAGATAACGATTTCGCTGGAACTACTCAGGAAATTGGAATGGATCAGATTAAAGCTGTCAGAGACACTATGTAA
- a CDS encoding FHA domain-containing protein — MIKLTLLHPLQSIPVRSWIFEDEQVVRIGRSTENHVVLFSAVVSRRHIELRRSGITWELINLGTNGTYLDGKPIAKVPIVDGLIVHLARSGPKIQINVGPNQSSVQLGQISVKPREAKEIHAPSGGVQISTIPVPDQKEVGTSREEEELTEADNNRHYSEEEY, encoded by the coding sequence GTGATTAAGCTGACCTTGCTACATCCACTCCAGTCTATACCCGTCCGCAGTTGGATCTTTGAAGACGAGCAGGTCGTCCGGATCGGGCGCTCGACCGAAAACCACGTCGTTCTTTTTAGCGCTGTGGTTTCTCGTCGCCACATCGAATTGCGGCGCAGCGGCATAACTTGGGAACTGATCAATTTAGGTACCAATGGCACTTACCTCGATGGTAAGCCGATCGCTAAGGTTCCCATTGTGGACGGTCTGATCGTTCACTTGGCTCGCTCAGGTCCGAAAATTCAAATCAACGTAGGCCCAAATCAGTCCTCAGTCCAGTTAGGACAAATTAGCGTCAAGCCAAGGGAGGCTAAGGAAATTCACGCTCCCTCGGGCGGCGTGCAAATTAGCACGATTCCTGTTCCCGACCAAAAAGAAGTTGGCACTTCCAGGGAAGAGGAGGAGTTAACCGAGGCAGATAATAATCGCCATTATTCGGAAGAAGAATATTAA
- a CDS encoding DUF309 domain-containing protein, producing MTEDISLEFCQCIEQFNSQEFYACHDTLEALWMEAGEPEKRFYQGILQIAVALYHLGNQNWRGAVILLGEGINRLSYYQPSYAGIAVEDLLGQSAKLLSALQQAGPEEVAKFQQLFAGTEVAGLQLPRIIKLPKS from the coding sequence ATGACAGAGGATATCTCGCTGGAGTTTTGCCAATGTATCGAACAGTTTAACAGCCAAGAATTTTACGCTTGTCACGATACTTTAGAGGCTTTGTGGATGGAAGCCGGCGAGCCGGAAAAAAGGTTTTATCAGGGAATATTGCAAATTGCGGTCGCGCTTTATCACTTAGGAAATCAAAACTGGCGCGGTGCGGTAATCTTGCTGGGAGAAGGAATAAATCGGCTCAGTTATTATCAGCCAAGTTATGCCGGAATTGCCGTTGAAGACTTGCTCGGACAAAGTGCTAAACTTTTGAGCGCTTTGCAACAAGCTGGCCCGGAAGAAGTAGCTAAATTTCAACAGTTGTTTGCAGGTACAGAAGTTGCAGGCTTGCAATTGCCGCGAATTATCAAACTACCAAAAAGTTAA
- a CDS encoding photosystem reaction center subunit H, with protein MSTSPQIVRRSELLNRRTIDRRTAEEVGRVDRVWLDAHSQRAIGFTCKSGLLGSKKTWFAWAQVDTVGENVFVTINPELPELHQPEQAVCPIGLEVLTDAGNQAGAVVDYLFDVRTGSVTHYLFKSSGWRGVLDDIYLLPVAAISTIGSKRAIVSEAAVSEPVQYAEGLHKKVGLVAEFLQEDFDRTLKNVAGVKRGAQSLAEKFQDKALEVRDVAQEKVAELKRQRQESVPPEPNPEPPESDLS; from the coding sequence ATGAGTACATCACCACAGATTGTTAGGCGCAGCGAACTGCTCAACCGCCGCACGATCGACCGCAGAACGGCGGAAGAGGTCGGCAGGGTAGATCGGGTTTGGCTCGATGCTCACTCCCAGCGGGCGATCGGCTTTACTTGCAAGTCGGGACTTTTGGGCAGCAAAAAAACTTGGTTCGCTTGGGCGCAAGTTGATACGGTGGGGGAAAATGTTTTTGTCACCATTAACCCGGAACTGCCGGAATTGCATCAGCCGGAACAAGCTGTTTGTCCGATCGGGCTTGAGGTGCTCACGGACGCTGGGAATCAGGCAGGTGCAGTGGTTGACTACCTATTCGATGTCCGCACGGGTTCAGTCACCCACTACCTATTTAAATCGAGCGGCTGGCGCGGTGTTTTAGACGACATTTACTTGTTACCTGTGGCAGCTATTTCGACCATCGGCAGCAAGCGGGCGATCGTCTCTGAAGCTGCTGTATCGGAGCCAGTGCAGTACGCGGAGGGACTGCACAAAAAAGTCGGTCTGGTAGCAGAGTTTTTACAGGAAGATTTCGACAGAACTCTCAAAAATGTGGCAGGTGTGAAGCGGGGCGCTCAAAGTCTGGCGGAAAAATTCCAAGATAAAGCTCTAGAAGTCAGGGATGTAGCTCAAGAAAAAGTTGCAGAGTTGAAGCGGCAAAGACAAGAATCTGTCCCGCCAGAGCCGAACCCGGAGCCGCCCGAGTCAGATTTGAGCTGA